tgagagagagggaggaacATAACACATGTGTATGTGGGATAAAATTACTAAAGCAAAGCTAAAATCCAAAGTGATATCCAACTTTATTAGGTGATAGTATGTACTGATCtttaatttgaatatctaacCTGGGATGCTGTGTGTTCTTTACCACTTTCTGGCCGTACTTCCTCCATTTGTAACCATCATCCAGCACATCTACATCACTCATAGTCTTGAAACAGAACCTGGGCTCCCTCACCTTCCTCCTTGCTTTAatcttcttcatctttattGATGACAGCCCTAGATGATCTTCTCCAGAACCACTCCTTTTTCTGCTCAAGCACTCATTTACCTCTCCCCATGCCCTGAAAACCATTTCAACAGACCCTAGTTGATCAGAGAAAGAGTACAGCATGCATGAATATATACATACCTACTTTGGTTGGGTGAAACAAAGTTTATGAATTGAAAGACTACCTATCTATGcatggattaattaaaaatccatTCTTCTTAAGTTTTTAACATTTGACTTCTATAATATGTGATCTATTACAAGTGCTAAACAAGGAGGTTAAATGGTAATCCAAGACCTAGAGTATATTCATGCAGTATAGTTGCTTCTTTAACAGTTAAAGGAGGGGAATGATTTGCATGATTTTCTTCTCAGAAGAGTGATCTTTTTTACCAGAGATTTGCACGAGATCTTTGCAAGGAAAGAAGAGGGTGTCCTCCCAAATCAGAAGCAATAGTGCCCTCTCTTTGCTTGTGAGTGGCAGACGAGAGTAGTAGGGTTTCAGCGATATTAGTGGTTGAAGGTGCATCAGCTGCAAGTGAAGGAGGTATTATGAAGCCTTTGGAAGATTGGTGGCAACTGCCCAGTTGAGGATAGGTCAAGTgtggaggaaaagaaaagaaacccatTTGTGTAGGCATCTCTTGATCTTCAAACAAGGGCTGCTGGTTTAGTGTAGCTTGGGGAGCGGCTGCCATctcttatctctctctctctctctcctgaaGATAGAACACCAGTAACCTTTGGTTCCTTTTATAGGAGAAAAATCTGGCAAGGGAGATCTGTAGATGATCACAGGTGTGAAAGGAGTCTAAATTaaataaccaaaacaaaaaacaaggagGGTTATTCTCTCAAACTCCTATAAACAACATGTAAGAGAGAATTATCAAGATATGAACCCGAGTGCGCCTATAAATATGACCAGCCACTTTCCCTTTTAGCTCTCCCTTTTGTCTCTTATCTCTCTCTGTGCAAAAGAgccttttaaaattttctagctCCTCTGATTtgaactttttatttagttgatgGAGCTGAGGAAGGGGATGGgaagacaatatatatatataaaaagggaaCAAGCCTGTGACTTCGATATACAGTATAACACTAAAAAGTGCATAGACTTTCTACAAAATGAAGTTGGTTTTTTCACTTTCTAAGTGATTTTGTGCACCACATTTACTGTTTGCCCTCGAAAGAATTGGAATTTCCGTGTCCTTAGCGGGTAAATGGAATTTCCTGTTGTCTCCAGAGCTTAGAGGTCAACAATAGATGACAAATGGTTGAATCCACCCGGAAGAAACTCGGTagctgtttcttttttattttaaaagtatttttaaaaagtcttgattttttttaatcgcgTATATGCCAACGAAACCTTGCTGGCTGCCTGATTTTCTCTGCGTACACTCATTCTTTTTGTTCAGTGCGAAGGAATTATAAATGGAGAAACACAAGCGTTCAAGAGGAGAGAAAAACCATCAAATACATGTGAACCCATGAGAAAATTATTACTCACAAGCTACAAATATCCAGAAAGTGAAGAAACAGGAGATGATACCTAAATGATAGGATAAAAAGGTATCACTATCTAGGGTTTCTTTTGCTAAATTGTTTTCACTAGGGTTTTATTTCTTCTGGGCACCAAAAAGAAATATCAGGAGCAATGATGATGAATCTTAGGTGCCAATCTCTCACTCTGAAACGACGGTGAAGATATCATTATGATTGACGAGAGAGAGGCCCTATTAACTttttgcatagaaaaaaaagaaaaaaagcttctCAGCTTTCTCCCTTGTCATTACTTTTAGCCTTTTTCaccttataaatatttatatacatgtgtttgtgtttttgtataCTTCCACCAACCCCACACATCAACCCACCATTTCTCAAATTCCAAACTGTCCACCTATTATGTTGCTATGATCCcttcaattaaacacaacagcCCTGATCTCGTTGCTTTCTTGAGTTTTTCATAGTTAAAAATCAACTCTTTTGGCGTCGTAATTCTATTGCTATCATAATATTTctcttccttttgtttctcaATCCAGGCCATGGCCATGGCCATGATCagattatatttcttttaactTACAAACGAATTATGTCGTCGCCGTACTTGGGCCAATGAAGTTCAACTCGGATTGAATGATTAACTTCATGTAGTGGAAAAGAGTGAGCCAAGGAGATCACCTAAGACTCAATATGATGGTTAAAATTCGTAAATCTATAATGGAAgagtgaagtttttttaaaaagaagaagaagaagaaaaggatgatATAATccatattttgaaataattaaaaaaaaatagattgaagaaAGTTACGGAAAATATAGTAGGAAATTTTGTCCATGGCTAAATTTGCTGTGAATATGTTTTgagagaaataaatattaattgcgtacttttttttttttaataataactcAAGATGACCTTGTGGATCAATATAAATTactcttgcaaaataaaatcaaggatGGGGTACTGAATTCAATAACTACCTTCGTCCATCCAAtgctaattttagaaaaataattttattgatcgtgatgttttaaaaatttaagtggCTCAGGACAAGgataatatattagataattggttaattttttaattttaaaaatttaaattttttagttaagatGACTAGAGACGGGCATATGATATctacaaaaggtttttttttttttttttttttttttttttttatgaatttgagGACTCTCTAATgatcatatcaaa
This Populus alba chromosome 7, ASM523922v2, whole genome shotgun sequence DNA region includes the following protein-coding sequences:
- the LOC118049648 gene encoding probable WRKY transcription factor 13; amino-acid sequence: MAAAPQATLNQQPLFEDQEMPTQMGFFSFPPHLTYPQLGSCHQSSKGFIIPPSLAADAPSTTNIAETLLLSSATHKQREGTIASDLGGHPLLSLQRSRANLWAWGEVNECLSRKRSGSGEDHLGLSSIKMKKIKARRKVREPRFCFKTMSDVDVLDDGYKWRKYGQKVVKNTQHPRSYYRCTQDNCRVKKRVERLAEDPRMVITTYEGRHAHSPSLDLEESQAPSQLSNFFF